The Drosophila innubila isolate TH190305 chromosome 3R unlocalized genomic scaffold, UK_Dinn_1.0 2_E_3R, whole genome shotgun sequence genome has a segment encoding these proteins:
- the LOC117790619 gene encoding putative serine protease K12H4.7: MTHCLIGLTLALLALGLTQVNANVFQQTFRQLHQEPPLPANQNRADVVQTLWIEQKLDHFNESDTRNWQMRYMLNDVFFKSGGPMFIFLGGEWEISQGRITGGHMYDMAREHNGLLAYTEHRYYGQSKPLPDLSNENIQYLHVKQALADLAHFITTQKNTYEGLSESKVIIVGGSYSATMVTWFKKVYPDLVAGGWASSAPLFAKINFVEYKEITGQSIALMGGSGCYKRIENGIAEMETMFATKRGAEVKALLKLCEKFDVYSDLDIWTLFSEISDIFAGVVQTHNAGQIEKVCETMMAESSDLIGLSKYLLSVFAKSGGKCYDLSYDAILATLLESRYTGNIMRQWIYQTCNEYGWYQTSGSSAQPFGTKFPVALYTTMCADIYGSQYSNSFIQSKVEETNKYFGGLTPNVKNVYLTHGHLDPWRAMGIQNETQATIIPEYAHCKDFESIKDTDTTEMKASKEKIAELVRQWLK; this comes from the exons ATGACACACTGCCTAATCGGACTAACGTTAGCTTTGCTGGCTTTGGGTTTAACCCAAGTTAATGCCAATGTATTCCAACAAACATTCAGGCAACTCCATCAGGAGCCACCGTTGCCAGCGAATCAGAATCGTGCCGATGTGGTGCAAACATTGTGGATCGAACAGAAGTTGGATCACTTTAATGAATCCGACACTCGCAATTGGCAAATG CGCTACATGCTAAACGATGTGTTCTTCAAGTCTGGAGGTCCCATGTTCATTTTCCTGGGCGGCGAATGGGAAATTTCCCAAGGACGTATAACCGGAGGACACATGTACGACATGGCCAGGGAGCACAATGGACTTTTGGCCTATACCGAGCATCGTTATTACGGCCAAAGTAAACCTCTGCC aGACTTGTCAAATGAGAACATACAATATTTGCATGTGAAACAAGCCTTGGCAGATTTGGCACACTTTATAACAACTCAGAAGAATACTTATGAGGGATTAAGCGAGTCCAAGGTTATTATTGTGGGCGGCTCCTACTCGGCCACGATGGTCACTTGGTTCAAGAAGGTTTATCCCGATTTAGTGGCCGGGGGTTGGGCATCCAGTGCACCACTTTTTGCCAAAATCAACTTTGTTG AATACAAGGAAATTACTGGTCAGTCTATTGCTTTAATGGGCGGTTCTGGTTGTTATAAACGCATTGAGAATGGAATTGCCGAAATGGAGACAATGTTTGCCACCAAACGTGGTGCTGAGGTGAAGGCTCTTTTGAAACTCTGTGAGAAATTTGATGTCTATAGCGATTTGGATATCTGGACACTTTTCAGTGAGATCTCCGACATATTTGCTGGCGTAGTACAAACCCACAA TGCTGGACAAATTGAGAAAGTTTGCGAGACAATGATGGCCGAGAGCAGCGATCTTATTGGCCTCAGCAAATATCTATTGAGTGTATTTGCTAAAAGCGGTGGCAAGTGCTACGATTTAAGTTATGATGCCATACTTGCCACACTTTTGGAGTCTAGATATACGGGCAATATCA TGCGTCAATGGATCTATCAGACCTGCAATGAATACGGTTGGTATCAGACTTCGGGATCTTCGGCTCAACCTTTTGGCACCAAGTTTCCCGTGGCACTTTATACAACCATGTGTGCCGATATTTATGGCTCTCAGTATAGCAATTCATTTATTCAGAGCAAAGTggaagaaacaaataaatactttgGGGGACTTACGCCAAATGTGAAGAATGTGTACTTAACTCATGGACATTTGGATCCCTGGCGTGCAATGGGCATACAAAATGAAACCCAAGCAACCATTATACCAG AGTATGCGCATTGCAAAGACTTTGAATCGATCAAAGACACTGACACTACCGAAATGAAGGCTTCGAAGGAAAAAATCGCGGAACTCGTACGCCAATGGCTGAAGTAA
- the LOC117790618 gene encoding thymus-specific serine protease: MLVLKLVSLALVLAVANQANGLKWQKDVPILVKTLKDLQRGPPKQTLKHRATYAAKWITQPLDHFDESNKATYKMRYLVNDEFQTEGSPIFIFLGGEWEAQPSMISAGHWYDMAKEHKGLLIYTEHRYYGESVPTDTMSTENLKYLHVKQALADVANFIKTYKSENSQLTNSKVLLSGGSYSATMVVWFKRLYPDLVDGGWASSAPLLAKVDFSEYKEVVGRAFKELGGQKCYDHIQKGISDLEQMFASNRVAEARAMLRLCNNFDHNNDLDMWSLFGGISNIFSGVAQYQSSGEIPYYCDFLLSFDDAASAIANFAYWAWENPTCIDARYESTVDYYLWGIDNFDASRPWYYQTCNEFGWYQSSNSRNQPFGSTFPATLYIELCKDVFSSKYANSLIASNVAQTNEDFGGMNPEVENVYMTHGGLDPWNPIGHGVAEGATVISGASHCADFGSISSTDSQEMRASKERIAELVRKWLA; the protein is encoded by the exons ATGCTGGTTCTAAAGTTGGTCAGCCTAGCGCTGGTTTTGGCCGTGGCCAATCAAGCAAATGGTCTAAAGTGGCAGAAAGATGTGCCCATTTTGgtgaaaactttaaaagatCTGCAACGTGGTCCGCCCAAGCAGACGTTGAAGCATCGAGCAACATACGCTGCAAAATGGATTACACAGCCCCTCGATCACTTCGATGAGAGCAATAAAGCTACCTACAAAATG CGTTATTTGGTCAACGATGAATTTCAAACGGAAGGCAGtccaattttcatatttttgggTGGCGAATGGGAGGCACAGCCAAGCATGATTAGCGCAGGTCATTGGTATGATATGGCCAAGGAGCACAAGGGTCTATTGATCTACACTGAGCATCGTTACTACGGAGAGAGCGTACCCACTGA CACAATGTCTACGGAGAATTTGAAGTATTTGCATGTCAAGCAGGCGCTGGCAGATGTAGCCAACTTTATTAAGACCTACAAGTCGGAGAATTCCCAGTTGACCAACTCAAAGGTGTTGCTTTCTGGCGGTTCCTATTCAGCCACAATGGTTGTGTGGTTCAAGCGTCTCTATCCCGATTTGGTTGATGGTGGTTGGGCGTCCAGTGCCCCACTGTTGGCCAAGGTTGACTTCAGCGAGTACAAGGAGGTGGTTGGACGAGCTTTTAAGGAATTGGGTGGCCAAAAGTGCTACGATCACATACAGAAGGGTATAAGCGATTTGGAGCAGATGTTTGCCTCTAATCGTGTTGCCGAGGCACGAGCAATGCTGCGTctttgcaacaattttgatCACAATAACGATCTCGATATGTGGAGCTTGTTTGGCGGCATTTCCAACATTTTTTCGGGCGTGGCGCAGTATCAATC TTCTGGCGAAATTCCGTATTATTGCGACTTTCTGTTGAGTTTTGATGATGCTGCCAGTGCCATTGCCAATTTTGCATATTGGGCGTGGGAAAATCCAACCTGTATCGATGCACGCTATGAAAGCACTGTCGATTATTATCTTTGGGGCATTGACAACTTTGACGCGT ctCGACCTTGGTATTATCAGACCTGTAACGAGTTCGGCTGGTATCAGTCATCAAATTCGAGGAATCAACCATTCGGTAGCACGTTTCCAGCCACGCTCTACATTGAACTCTGCAAAGATGTCTTCAGCTCTAAGTACGCCAATTCACTGATTGCCAGCAATGTGGCCCAGACCAATGAGGATTTTGGTGGCATGAATCCTGAGGTCGAGAATGTCTACATGACCCATGGAGGTCTAGATCCTTGGAATCCCATTGGTCATGGCGTTGCCGAGGGTGCCACTGTCATTTCAGGTGCCTCTCACTGTGCTGATTTCGGTTCCATCAGCTCCACGGACAGTCAGGAAATGCGTGCCTCCAAGGAACGTATTGCTGAATTAGTTCGCAAATGGTTGGCCTAA
- the LOC117790617 gene encoding putative serine protease K12H4.7: MKYSVLIILAVVVPLTYAASLPEPEIPAFVKTIKDLHRGPPRQPSSNRANVETRWITQKLDNFDDSNTATWEDRILINEDYFVDGSPIFIYLGGEWEIKPGDISSGHLVDLARKYNGAVITTEHRFFGKSFPIRPQSTENLKYQSVNQALADVNNVIKVLKQEDKYKDSKVIISGCSYSATMAVFFKKLYPDVAVGSWASSAPLKAKVDFKEYMEVVGEALTQLAGDYCYDLINNATAYYEDLFDSGNGEQAKKELNLCDSFDATNEKDRWQIFSTIANVFANLAQYQKPESYDLAKYCSVLRSFSNDDSVALSKFLQWRLNNPKCVNSRYQGTVDYYKWAMDNDDGSGVAWTYQTCSEFGWFQSSKSPNQPFGSSFPATLYTDTCHDVFGSDFTENDIQGYIKATNDEFGGIHQNIKNLYMTHGGLDPWSKVGAGKAQGATIIPQASHCSDLGSISATDSPGLTAAKERLAELVAEWLA, from the exons ATGAAGTATAGTGTATTAATAATACTGGCGGTAGTAGTGCCTCTAACTTATGCAGCTAGTCTACCAGAGCCTGAGATTCCTGCCTTCGTTAAAACGATAAAGGATCTCCATCGTGGGCCACCAAGGCAGCCCAGCAGCAACCGTGCCAATGTGGAGACTCGATGGATCACTCAGAAACTGGACAACTTCGATGACAGCAATACCGCAACATGGGAAGAC cGTATCCTGATCAACGAGGACTATTTCGTAGATGGCTCTCCAATATTCATATACCTTGGCGGTGAATGGGAGATCAAACCTGGCGACATATCATCAGGACATTTGGTGGACCTCGCAAGGAAATATAACGGAGCCGTGATTACCACAGAACATCGATTCTTTGGTAAAAGCTTTCCTATCAGGCCACAATCAACCGAGAACCTCAAGTATCAGTCTGTGAATCAAGCCCTGGCTGATGTGAACAATgttattaaagttttaaaacagGAAGATAAGTACAAGGACTCGAAAGTTATTATCTCCGGATGTTCCTACTCCGCAACAATGgcggtttttttcaaaaagttataTCCCGACGTAGCTGTGGGTAGTTGGGCATCCAGTGCACCTTTAAAAGCCAAAGTCGACTTCAAAG AGTATATGGAAGTTGTTGGGGAAGCATTAACTCAACTAGCAGGAGATTACTGCTATGATCTGATCAATAATGCCACTGCCTATTATGAGGATTTGTTTGACAGTGGAAATGGAGAACAGGCCAAGAAAGAGTTGAACCTCTGCGATAGCTTTGATGCCACAAACGAAAAAGATAGATGGCAAATCTTTAGTACGATTGCAAACGTATTTGCCAACCTCGCCCAATACCAAAA ACCAGAAAGTTATGACCTGGCCAAGTACTGCTCTGTTCTTCGTAGCTTCAGTAATGATGATTCCGTAGCTCTGTCTAAATTTTTACAGTGGCGTCTCAATAATCCTAAATGTGTTAACTCCAGATACCAGGGAACTGTTGACTATTACAAGTGGGCCATGGACAACGACGATGGCT CCGGTGTGGCCTGGACCTACCAGACTTGCAGTGAATTTGGCTGGTTCCAATCTTCTAAGAGCCCTAATCAACCCTTCGGCTCTTCTTTCCCGGCAACTCTTTACACTGACACATGTCACGATGTCTTTGGATCAGACTTTACAGAGAATGATATTCAAGGGTATATCAAAGCAACCAACGATGAATTTGGAGGTATCCATCAGAATATCAAGAACCTTTACATGACCCATGGCGGACTAGATCCCTGGAGTAAAGTTGGAGCTGGAAAGGCTCAAGGTGCCACCATTATCCCACAAGCTTCTCACTGCTCCGACTTGGGCTCAATCAGTGCAACAGATAGTCCTGGATTGACTGCTGCCAAGGAGCGACTAGCTGAGCTGGTTGCCGAGTGGCTTGCCTAG
- the LOC117790616 gene encoding putative serine protease F56F10.1: protein MKYTLIVLALVLVLIHLNNAAREPDLEIPAFVKTMKELHQGPPRQPSNKRVNVETRWITQKLDNFDDSNNATWKDRILINADYFKKGSPIFIYLGGEWEIKPDDISSGHLVDIAKKYKGVVITTEHRFFGQSIPIRPLSTENLKYQTVNQALADVNNVIKVLKTEDKYKRSKVVISGCSYSATMAVLFKKLYPDVAVGSWASSAPLKAKVDFKEYMEVVGKALTQLAGDYCYDLINNATAYYEDLFDSGNGEQAKKELNLCDSFDATNEKDQWQIFSTIANIFAGLAQYQKPENYDLAKYCSVLRNFSEDDSVALSKFVQWRLNYPKCVNTRYQGTVDYYKWAMDNYDGSGLAWTYQTCREFGWFQSSESPNQPFGSSFPATLYTDTCHDVFGSDFAEDDIQGYIKATNDEFGGIDQNIKNLYMTHGGLDPWSKVGAGKAQGATIIPQASHCSDLGSIRVTDSPGLTAAKKRLQKLVKKWLA from the exons ATGAAGTATACTTTAATAGTGCTAGCCCTAGTACTAGTGTTAATACATCTAAATAATGCAGCCAGGGAGCCAGATCTTGAGATTCCTGCCTTCGTTAAGACAATGAAGGAACTTCATCAAGGACCTCCAAGGCAGCCCAGCAACAAGCGTGTCAATGTGGAGACTCGATGGATCACTCAGAAACTGGACAACTTCGATGACAGCAATAACGCAACATGGAAAGAC CGTATTCTTATCAATGCGGACTATTTCAAAAAAGGTTCaccaatatttatataccttGGCGGCGAATGGGAGATCAAACCTGACGACATTTCATCAGGACATTTGGTAGACATCGCAAAGAAATACAAAGGCGTAGTGATCACAACGGAGCATCGATTCTTTGGTCAAAGTATTCCCATCAGGCCACTATCAACCGAGAACCTTAAGTATCAGACAGTGAATCAAGCCCTGGCTGATGTGAACAATGTAATTAAGGTTTTGAAAACGGAAGATAAATACAAGCGCTCGAAAGTGGTTATCTCCGGATGTTCCTACTCTGCGACTATGGCGGttttgttcaaaaaattatatcccGACGTAGCTGTGGGTAGTTGGGCATCCAGTGCACCTTTAAAAGCCAAAGTCGACTTTAAAG AGTACATGGAAGTTGTTGGGAAAGCATTAACTCAACTAGCAGGAGATTACTGCTATGATCTGATCAATAATGCCACTGCCTATTATGAGGATTTGTTTGACAGTGGAAATGGAGAACAGGCCAAGAAAGAGCTGAACCTTTGCGATAGCTTTGATGCCACAAACGAAAAAGATCAATGGCAAATCTTTAGTACGATTGCAAACATATTTGCCGGCCTCGCCCAATACCAAAA ACCTGAAAACTATGACCTGGCCAAGTACTGCTCTGTTCTTCGTAACTTCAGTGAGGATGATTCCGTAGCTCTGTCTAAATTTGTCCAGTGGCGTCTCAATTATCCTAAATGTGTTAACACCAGATACCAGGGAACTGTTGACTATTATAAGTGGGCCATGGACAACTACGATGGCT CCGGTCTGGCCTGGACCTACCAAACTTGCCGTGAATTCGGCTGGTTCCAATCTTCTGAGAGCCCTAATCAACCCTTCGGCTCTTCTTTCCCGGCAACTCTTTATACCGACACATGTCACGATGTCTTTGGATCAGACTTTGCAGAGGATGATATTCAAGGGTATATCAAGGCCACCAACGATGAATTTGGAGGTATCGATCAGAACATCAAGAACCTTTACATGACCCACGGCGGACTAGATCCCTGGAGTAAAGTTGGAGCTGGAAAGGCTCAAGGTGCAACTATTATCCCGCAAGCTTCTCACTGCTCCGACTTGGGCTCAATCAGGGTAACAGATAGTCCTGGATTGACTGCTGCCAAGAAGCGATTGCAGAAACTGGTTAAAAAATGGCTTGCCTGA
- the LOC117790621 gene encoding uncharacterized protein LOC117790621, producing the protein MDYSKQLFIRPINQPTKLPHILANLTPLKSRMKRMQRSTSNNIEQEKRNGLDHENESTNNADSRKLKKNKLIVESSRQFKEIDNADDQLHQYNRLDQSDCGLNKSDRKRENCVLHMNYNGQLAALVCKVRTNDLPALKHRLSPLLRQHKSRFRNVLVERNLFKQTGLIHALMTCATTGDFADLEQALQCDALRCKAQGCKIVSIEKGTLCFNCQPADIPKVLARLKLCGYKPLHTEVGHCSRETPVKLTAGQLQRYGEFLKALHADTDIVKVYDNVENSTLHG; encoded by the coding sequence ATGGATTACTCAAAGCAATTGTTCATAAGGCCAATTAATCAACCAACAAAATTGCCGCATATTTTGGCCAATTTAACGCCATTAAAGTCGAGAATGAAACGAATGCAACGATCGACATCGAATAATATTGAGCAGGAAAAACGTAATGGACTTGACCATGAAAATGAATCCACAAACAATGCAGATTCAAGAAagttaaaaaagaataagTTGATCGTAGAGAGTAGCAGGCAATTCAAGGAGATTGATAATGCGGATGATCAATTACATCAATATAATCGATTAGATCAGTCAGATTGTGGTCTAAACAAGTCTGACAGAAAACGAGAGAATTGTGTTTTGCATATGAACTACAATGGACAACTGGCGGCATTGGTCTGTAAGGTGCGCACAAATGATTTGCCGGCATTGAAGCATCGATTGTCACCGCTGTTGCGTCAACATAAATCACGTTTTCGTAATGTCCTGGTCGAACGTAATCTGTTCAAGCAAACTGGGCTTATACATGCCCTTATGACCTGTGCAACTACAGGCGACTTTGCGGACTTGGAACAGGCGCTGCAATGCGATGCATTGCGCTGCAAGGCTCAAGGCTGCAAGATAGTCAGCATTGAGAAGGGAACGCTATGCTTTAATTGCCAACCGGCGGATATACCAAAGGTATTAGCCAGGCTAAAGCTATGCGGCTATAAGCCACTTCACACTGAAGTTGGCCATTGCTCGAGGGAAACGCCAGTGAAGCTAACTGCGGGGCAACTGCAGCGTTATGGGGAGTTCCTCAAGGCCCTCCATGCGGACACGGACATTGTGAAGGTCTATGACAATGTGGAGAACTCGACGCTGCACGGCTAA
- the LOC117792433 gene encoding aprataxin-like protein, with product MSWQTGLIKTILDPKNLIISTDAAVVIADKYPKARHHYLVLPKEDITSIFQLHKKHLPLLEELHLLAHNIIEVRGEKLADFKIGFHAEPSMQRLHLHVISKDFVSSCLKTKKHWNSFNTQLFLSYETIYDKLNSIGSIERLPKDTLKELHATPLTCNQCEFVANNIPTLKQHLEEHYELLHAKHIDIAIYRYWTYNASKSRLRIQTLSITNISSFDYNRVIASAACKLYLIFGDLPDYLLFAMERELARSSLTRELDKKHDFLIETDQAAVIKDSYPKAQYHFLVVAKENIDKVTALTREHLPLLDHMMELANQIIEKQQHLPANHFLVGFKIDAFMNRLSMHVISNDFYSVSMRRKRHWNSFNTDLFLTYQAVYALLRVQGSVEPMSVEKAEELRNIEQLHCNQCEFESNSLVALKGHLFEHWKKRENDIELKKQVEKISKMLDESKLDVAPSKVEGEIKRSENEDQSKPKPLSTNWRQNPDQKQNNVKNAPKEQPISWRQNMNQPPTGQQPTASNQNPFAKHFQKSVDRQNQRQQIVSEMQGQGLIGPYPPYAANQLMFQPNHAQQHQAFYNFQLLPNVTNQCPPFMAQHRPRIPNNNINQVPQSSDSPPRFNPFRQPPNMRQVAPNQYNGANTIQQRINPVNDAIQTKPNWKPKPQCNQGQNKPNYNKNNSTPVKTQPNESLENKPNWKPNSKPNQGQNQSNNNRNNSNLMKTQPNEAKESKPKVQHNQGQNRNVNNQPS from the exons ATGTCTTGGCAAACCGGGTTAATCAAAACAATATTAGATCcgaaaaatttgataatatcaACAGATGcggctgttgttattgccgaCAAATATCCAAAGGCGCGTCACCATTACCTAGTGCTGCCCAAAGAGGATATTACAAGCATTTTTCAG CTTCATAAAAAGCATTTGCCGCTGCTGGAGGAACTTCATCTATTGGCCCACAATATAATTGAAGTGCGGGGTGAAAAATTGGCTGATTTTAAAATCGGGTTTCATGCCGAGCCGAGCATGCAACGATTGCATTTGCATGTAATTTCTAAAGATTTTGTGTCGAGCTGCTTAAAGACAAAGAAACACTGGAATAGCTTCAATACGCAGCTCTTTTTGTCATACGAAA caATTTACGACAAACTAAACTCCATCGGTTCCATAGAACGTTTGCCCAAAGATACATTAAAAGAGCTGCATGCCACGCCCCTGACGTGCAACCAGTGTGAATTTGTTGCGAACAATATACCAACACTCAAACAACATTTAGAAGAGCATTACGAACTG ctCCATGCCAAACATATCGATATagcgatatatcgatattggACCTACAACGCTAGTAAAAGCCGGCTGCGCATTCAAACACTTTCGATCACAAACATTTCCAGTTTCGATTACAATCGTGTTATCGCATCAGCTGCTTGTAAACTTTATCTGATTTTTGGGGACTTACCGGATTATCTTCTATTTGCAATGGAACGAGAATTGGCCCGAAGTAGTTTGACTCGTGAACTTGATAAgaaacatgattttttaattgaaaccgACCAGGCAGCGGTAATAAAAGATTCTTACCCGAAGGCGCAATACCATTTTCTTGTTGTGGCCAAGGAAAATATTGACAAAGTGACCGCG TTGACGCGGGAGCATCTGCCACTCTTGGATCACATGATGGAGCTGGCGAATCAAATCATTGAGAAGCAACAGCATTTGCCTGCCAACCACTTTCTTGttggctttaaaattgatGCTTTCATGAATCGTCTTAGCATGCATGTCATATCGAATGATTTCTATTCGGTGTCAATGCGACGGAAAAGGCATTGGAACAGCTTTAACACCGATTTGTTTCTTACCTATCAAGCTGTATACGCCTTGCTACGCGTTCAGGGATCGGTTGAGCCAATGTCTGTGGAAAAGGCGGAGGAGTTGCGGAACATCGAACAACTGCACTGCAATCAATGTGAATTCGAAAGCAACAGTTTAGTTGCTTTAAAGGGTCACTTGTTCGAGCATTGGAAAAAGCGAGAAAATGACATTGAACTTAAAAAGCAGGTTGAAAAAATCTCTAAGATGTTGGACGAATCAAAATTGGATGTGGCACCAAGCAAAGTTGAAGGTGAAATTAAAAGATCCGAAAACGAGGATCAATCAAAGCCAAAACCGCTGTCAACAAACTGGCGTCAAAATCCCGATCAGAAGCAAAATAATGTCAAAAATGCTCCAAAGGAGCAGCCAATAAGCTGGCGTCAAAACATGAATCAGCCGCCGACTGGTCAGCAACCAACGGCTTCAAATCAAAACCCATTCGCGAAACACTTTCAGAAGTCCGTTGATAGACAAAATCAGCGACAGCAGATTGTTAGCGAAATGCAGGGACAGGGTCTAATAGGACCATATCCACCTTATGCTGCAAACCAATTAATGTTTCAGCCAAATCAtgcacaacaacatcaagctttttacaattttcaactaTTACCAAATGTCACAAATCAATGTCCTCCATTTATGGCACAACACCGCCCAAGGATTcccaataacaatattaatcaGGTGCCTCAGTCAAGTGATTCTCCGCCAAGATTCAATCCGTTCCGACAGCCTCCAAATATGCGACAAGTCGCTCCCAACCAATATAATGGTGCAAACACTATTCAGCAACGCATTAATCCTGTAAACGATGCTATCCAAACCAAACCCAATTGGAAACCTAAGCCTCAATGTAACCAGGGCCAAAACAAGccaaattataacaaaaataactcCACTCCAGTGAAAACTCAACCCAATGAATCTTTGGAAAACAAACCCAATTGGAAACCTAATTCAAAACCTAACCAGGGCCAAAACCAGAGCAATAATAACAGAAATAACTCCAATCTAATGAAAACGCAACCTAATGAAGCCAAGGAAAGCAAACCCAAGGTTCAACATAACCAAGGACAAAACAGGAATGTGAATAATCAACCGAGTTAA
- the LOC117790581 gene encoding aprataxin-like protein: protein MQEENDVEFQRGLLTRKMEAGEDVVIQTDKAAVLRNVILPKAQYHFVVLPKEDIANVTALTRDHLQLLDHMMELANQTIEQQKHLPSSKFLVGFKMESFMNRLNMHVISNDFCSDTMRRIQHWNTFNTDLFITYQAVYALLKVKGSIEPLSPDTAEKLLTTRPFHCNQCRFITGNFNKFKEHLQIHWQRQENERINKMNMLQLKQSFGNMNINGNFKNDGSRQNVGHRSENHIVENKQQFNSKQERQELHVTSPVGTNLTNPRPYKKWYNKKKQNSQMPEVKPTTESAKKI from the exons ATGCAGGAGGAGAATGACGTGGAATTTCAACGTGGTTTGCTGACCCGTAAAATGGAAGCTGGAGAGGATGTTGTCATACAAACGGACAAAGCAGCTGTGCTCCGCAATGTGATTTTACCCAAAGCtcaatatcattttgttgtaTTGCCCAAGGAGGACATTGCAAATGTGACAGCA tTAACCCGTGATCACTTGCAGCTTTTGGATCATATGATGGAGCTGGCGAATCAGACGATTGAGCAGCAAAAGCATTTACCCTCTAGTAAATTTCTGGTTGGGTTTAAGATGGAATCATTCATGAATCGTCTTAACATGCATGTGATATCGAATGATTTCTGTTCGGATACCATGCGTCGTATTCAGCATTGGAACACATTTAATACGGATCTGTTCATCACATATCAAGCGGTGTACGCGCTGTTGAAAGTCAAGGGATCCATTGAACCCCTTTCGCCAGATACGGCAGAGAAATTACTTACGACAAGGCCCTTTCATTGCAACCAATGCAGATTTATAACTGGAAATTTTAACAAGTTTAAAGAGCACTTGCAAATTCATTGGCAGAGACAAGAAAATGAACGTATCAACAAAATGAATATGTTACAGTTAAAGCAATCATTTGGCAACATGAACATCAATGgcaatttcaaaaatgatGGTTCTCGTCAAAATGTGGGACATCGATCTGAGAATCATATTgttgaaaacaaacaacaatttaattcgAAACAAGAGCGACAAGAACTTCATGTTACTTCTCCAGTTGGTACAAATTTGACTAATCCAAGGCCCTACAAGAAATGGTATAACAAGAAAAAACAGAACTCTCAGATGCCGGAGGTAAAGCCAACAACTGAAAGTGCTAAAAAAATCTAA